A region of Carassius auratus strain Wakin chromosome 41, ASM336829v1, whole genome shotgun sequence DNA encodes the following proteins:
- the LOC113060200 gene encoding retinoic acid receptor RXR-beta-B translates to MNSITPSTSAVSSPVSSVDSPLSAVSSSIGSPGIPGTPSVGYGPISISQMNSSMSVSGLHAVSSSDDVKPPFGLKTVSGSGPMLSQKRMCAICGDRSSGKHYGVHSCEGCKGFFKRTVRKDLSYTCRDNKECLVDKRQRNRCQYCRYQKCLATGMKREAVQDERQKNKERDGDYECSSSANEEMPVEKILEAETAVEHRSDLHSDATGSPNDPVTNICQAADKQLFTLVEWAKRIPHFSELPLDDQVILLRAGWNELLIAAFSHRSISVKDEILLATGLHVPRESTHNLGVEAFFDRESAQSAEVGALFDRVLTELVCKMRDMQMDKTELGCLRAIVLFNPDAKGLTSSSEVELLREKVYASLEAYCKQKYPDQQGRFAKLLLRLPALRSIGLKCLEHLFFFKLIGDTPIDTFLMEMLESPH, encoded by the exons ATGAACTCCATAACGCCCTCCACTTCTGCCGTCAGTAGCCCTGTCAGCTCCGTAGATTCGCCACTGTCAGCCGTCAGCTCGTCCATCGGCTCTCCTGGCATTCCCGGCACACCATCTGTTGGCTATGGACCCATCAGCATCTCTCAA ATGAACTCCTCCATGTCTGTGTCTGGGTTACATGCTGTCAGCAGCTCTGATGATGTGAAACCCCCATTTGGCTTGAAGACTGTCAGTGGCTCAGGGCCAATGCTGTCCCAGAAACGCATGTGTGCCATTTGTGGAGACCGTTCATCGG GGAAGCATTATGGCGTGCACAGCTGTGAAGGCTGTAAGGGTTTCTTCAAGCGCACAGTCAGGAAGGACCTGAGCTATACCTGCAGGGACAACAAGGAGTGTCTGGTGGATAAACGTCAGCGCAATCGCTGCCAGTACTGCCGCTATCAGAAGTGCCTGGCCACGGGAATGAAAAGAGAGG CTGTTCAGGATGAGCGTCAGAAGAATAAGGAACGGGATGGAGACTATGAATGCAGCAGTTCAGCCAATGAGGAGATGCCTGTGGAAAAGATCCTGGAGGCCGAGACAGCTGTAGAGCACAGATCAGACTTGCACTCTGATGCCACTGGTTCA CCCAATGATCCAGTCACTAACATCTGTCAGGCTGCAGACAAACAGCTCTTCACTCTGGTGGAGTGGGCCAAGAGAATCCCTCACTTCTCTGAGCTGCCCCTGGATGACCAAGTCATTCTGCTCAGGGCTG GATGGAATGAGCTCTTGATCGCTGCCTTCTCTCATCGCTCCATCAGCGTGAAGGATGAGATTCTGTTGGCCACAGGTTTACATGTGCCCAGAGAGAGCACTCACAACTTGGGCGTGGAGGCCTTTTTTGACAG GGAAAGTGCACAGAGTGCAGAGGTGGGAGCCTTATTTGACAG GGTGCTGACTGAGCTGGTCTGTAAGATGCGTGATATGCAAATGGACAAAACTGAACTTGGCTGTCTGCGTGCCATAGTTCTGTTTAACCCAG ATGCCAAAGGTCTGACTAGCAGCAGTGAGGTGGAGCTTCTCCGAGAGAAAGTGTACGCGTCCCTGGAAGCCTATTGCAAACAGAAATACCCAGATCAGCAGGGGAG GTTTGCCAAGCTTCTCCTCCGACTTCCTGCATTGCGTTCCATTGGCCTTAAGTGTCTGGAGCACCTTTTCTTCTTTAAACTGATTGGAGACACCCCCATTGACACTTTCCTAATGGAGATGCTGGAGTCGCCCCACTAG